Proteins encoded by one window of Synechococcus sp. WH 7805:
- the era gene encoding GTPase Era: MQVTPLADGHRSGFVALIGRPNVGKSTLVNQLVGDKVAITSPVAQTTRNRLRAILTTAEAQLILVDTPGIHKPHHLLGERLVQSARSAIGEVDQVLLLLEGCEPPGRGDAFIVNLLRQQRLPVQVVLNKWDQVPTARRPEADAAYRDLLAESGWPIHHCCALTGEGCPELVRAVSALMPEGPQLYPADMVSDQPERLLMAELIREQVLLLTREEVPHSVAVSIDRVEEMPSKGKGSGRTAVLATVLVERKSQKGILIGKGGAMLKTIGQGARLQMQTLIDGPVYLELFVKVVPDWRSKPQRLAELGYAEEGR; encoded by the coding sequence ATGCAAGTCACTCCATTGGCTGACGGTCACCGCTCCGGCTTTGTGGCCCTGATCGGGCGTCCCAATGTCGGTAAGTCCACGCTGGTGAATCAGTTGGTAGGTGACAAGGTGGCGATCACGTCTCCCGTGGCGCAGACAACGCGCAACCGCCTGCGCGCGATCCTCACCACAGCGGAAGCACAGCTGATTCTGGTGGATACCCCGGGCATTCATAAGCCCCATCATCTGCTCGGAGAACGCCTGGTGCAAAGTGCCAGGTCGGCCATTGGTGAAGTGGACCAGGTGCTTCTGTTGCTGGAGGGCTGTGAACCTCCAGGCCGAGGGGATGCCTTCATCGTCAATCTCCTGCGTCAGCAGCGGCTGCCGGTGCAGGTTGTGCTCAATAAATGGGATCAGGTCCCCACGGCGCGACGACCGGAGGCGGATGCTGCTTACCGCGATCTGTTGGCGGAGTCAGGGTGGCCCATCCACCACTGCTGCGCGCTCACGGGTGAAGGTTGCCCCGAGCTCGTTCGGGCCGTCAGTGCCTTGATGCCGGAGGGGCCTCAGCTTTATCCGGCCGACATGGTTAGTGATCAACCTGAACGGCTGTTAATGGCCGAACTGATTCGTGAGCAGGTGCTGCTCCTCACCCGGGAGGAGGTGCCTCACAGTGTTGCGGTCAGCATCGACAGGGTGGAGGAGATGCCATCCAAAGGGAAGGGATCGGGCCGAACTGCGGTGCTGGCCACCGTCCTTGTGGAACGCAAAAGTCAGAAAGGCATTCTGATCGGAAAGGGTGGCGCCATGCTCAAGACCATCGGCCAGGGGGCGCGCTTGCAGATGCAGACCCTGATTGATGGTCCGGTGTATCTGGAGTTGTTCGTGAAAGTGGTCCCCGACTGGCGCAGTAAGCCGCAGCGGCTGGCAGAACTGGGATATGCCGAAGAGGGCCGCTGA
- a CDS encoding Bax inhibitor-1 family protein encodes MPASSNFQDAIREAQSSALVGPNVVNKALPYVGGGMALTAAGVVGGMATMASIGFQAFNGLSLVAIIPWFILFFVAQNAASKGNNGTALPLMAAFSLLTGFTLTGLVVQAIAVAGVASIGIAALATGLTFVVASVVGRRMSDSVGQALTAVVGLGLMGLIIAMLGIFVAGFFIPGIYAATNLAIAGFGTVLFVGMAFVDFYTMPRTYRDDQYLAGALGMYLTYINLFIFILRLVIALQGGGRRD; translated from the coding sequence ATGCCAGCCAGCAGCAATTTTCAAGACGCCATCCGCGAGGCACAATCCAGTGCCCTCGTCGGCCCCAATGTTGTGAACAAGGCCCTCCCTTATGTGGGAGGAGGCATGGCCCTGACGGCAGCGGGGGTTGTGGGTGGTATGGCCACGATGGCCTCCATCGGCTTTCAGGCCTTCAACGGGTTGTCGCTTGTCGCGATCATCCCCTGGTTCATTCTGTTTTTCGTGGCCCAGAATGCGGCCAGTAAAGGGAACAACGGCACAGCGTTGCCCCTCATGGCGGCGTTCAGCCTTCTCACGGGCTTCACGCTCACCGGTCTGGTTGTGCAAGCGATTGCCGTGGCGGGTGTGGCCTCAATCGGCATCGCAGCTTTGGCCACAGGTCTCACGTTCGTGGTCGCCTCTGTGGTGGGACGCCGCATGAGCGACAGCGTGGGTCAGGCCCTCACAGCTGTGGTGGGCCTCGGTTTGATGGGGTTGATCATCGCCATGCTCGGCATTTTCGTGGCCGGTTTCTTTATCCCTGGCATCTACGCCGCAACCAATCTCGCCATCGCGGGTTTCGGCACCGTGTTGTTCGTCGGCATGGCCTTTGTCGACTTTTACACCATGCCTCGCACCTACAGGGATGATCAATATTTGGCGGGCGCTCTGGGGATGTATCTCACTTACATCAACCTGTTCATCTTTATTCTCCGCCTTGTGATCGCGCTTCAGGGTGGTGGTCGCCGCGACTGA
- a CDS encoding PhoH family protein: protein MSEAASDGCFVFDLPHTEAALALAGGPSGQTLRQLEALTGSSLVIRGLQLVIQGRPSQLERTAATVELLRKFWQAGEPISQVDLQSALQALDTGRDREHDAMGQQVLAKNQRGALLRPRTLRQKTYVEAMERNDLTFALGPAGTGKTFLATVLAVRMLTERKVERLVLTRPAVEAGERLGFLPGDLQQKVDPYLRPLYDALHMLLGPEKTAAMLEKGVIEVAPLAYMRGRTLAESFVILDEAQNTTPAQMRMVLTRLGERSRMVVTGDITQVDLQPGQLSGLVEASEVLDGVEGVAVCRLTAADVVRHPLVQRVVEAYARRDKTHPRREGPPARRSMGRSAPR from the coding sequence CTGCCTCAGACGGTTGCTTCGTCTTTGACTTACCCCACACGGAAGCCGCTCTTGCTCTCGCAGGTGGCCCCTCTGGTCAGACCCTCCGGCAATTGGAGGCTCTGACGGGTTCATCTCTTGTGATTCGCGGATTGCAGCTGGTGATCCAAGGCCGTCCAAGCCAGTTGGAGCGCACGGCCGCAACGGTGGAGTTGCTCCGCAAGTTTTGGCAGGCGGGTGAGCCGATCTCTCAGGTGGATCTGCAATCCGCTTTGCAGGCCCTTGACACAGGGCGTGATCGCGAGCATGACGCCATGGGTCAGCAGGTGCTGGCCAAAAATCAACGGGGTGCACTGTTACGTCCGCGCACGTTGCGTCAGAAGACCTACGTGGAGGCGATGGAGCGCAACGATCTCACGTTTGCTCTCGGGCCAGCGGGCACAGGCAAGACGTTCTTGGCCACGGTCCTGGCCGTGCGCATGCTCACGGAGCGCAAAGTGGAGCGATTGGTGCTCACCAGGCCTGCGGTGGAGGCCGGAGAGCGACTGGGCTTTCTTCCCGGAGACCTTCAGCAGAAGGTGGATCCCTACCTGAGGCCTCTCTACGACGCGTTGCACATGCTTCTGGGCCCCGAAAAAACGGCCGCAATGCTTGAAAAAGGGGTGATTGAAGTGGCCCCGCTGGCTTACATGCGCGGCCGCACGCTGGCGGAATCCTTCGTGATCCTCGATGAGGCTCAGAACACCACGCCGGCTCAGATGCGCATGGTGTTGACCCGTTTGGGGGAGCGATCGCGCATGGTGGTCACCGGTGACATCACCCAGGTGGACCTCCAACCAGGACAGCTGAGTGGTTTGGTGGAAGCCTCCGAGGTGCTCGATGGCGTGGAGGGTGTGGCGGTCTGCCGCCTCACAGCCGCCGATGTGGTGCGTCACCCCCTCGTCCAGCGGGTAGTGGAGGCCTATGCCCGTCGTGACAAAACCCATCCCCGCCGGGAGGGTCCTCCCGCGCGACGCTCGATGGGGAGATCCGCACCGAGGTAG